In Stieleria varia, one genomic interval encodes:
- a CDS encoding cytochrome c family protein produces the protein MSNQTKGIRQRIDLRSRFAPQTQTLIAMTAARRIEQMQTRRKGMRLPRLTFIVGWLAICCAASDTAAQYPYRPDVGRPPFPPSQPIYRVAGDADALLDDQDLLSPRMRSTPPSDPNDLLGDDLLGGIRPGDDLLGGDDLLGGGDLLGGGANTAVGAEAEQDPLSNLGPTKPIKKQAVEDKKKDPHEELWTENCYPSAESCRKCHPAQYEEWRASGHAYSSVSPMFNRFDQAMTEYTRGTVGSFCNRCHSPVQTQLQIPRHVSVLDAPPVVREGVTCIACHRVNEQYWKTNGDRRIEPGNIHAPVYGGGDGQGLREAIAKSKELKLKLSPDDKGPGQPIHLESRFFQPLTTSDACVSCHQVAVHPGIWLEVVHAQYRSGPAAKRGVSCQQCHMGSVPGKDLGYDCGHIAEVAGKPYGEPRKRSNHSFWGPGYSIAHPGIFPHNPKASSYTPRQWLEFDYRAGWGTEAFEKNVPPGMTFPKPWDTTDDRRDGRKIIDDNLAKLDQKRSNAIMTMQAGVEIKGPFFDSAPMAGVPLQFSYRVENESDGHNLPTGSLGAQPQLWLNVALIDPTGKRVWESGYLDRNGDLADMHSREVALGNIPRDKNLFNLQTKFLINNVRGTDREVALPVNFSLDQLAFLRPGAVPTTVLNHPPLIRMEAHSIPPLDHRMAKYTVPAHLMTKPGAYRLSVRMRSRTEPMYFMRQINCTPDMIRRMQEYTLDVHPSSHTFWVR, from the coding sequence ATGTCGAATCAGACAAAGGGGATTCGCCAGCGGATCGACCTTCGTTCGCGTTTCGCCCCCCAAACGCAGACCCTAATCGCGATGACGGCAGCAAGACGGATCGAGCAGATGCAAACACGGCGGAAAGGAATGCGACTCCCGCGATTGACCTTCATCGTAGGTTGGCTCGCAATCTGCTGCGCCGCGTCAGACACTGCGGCCCAGTATCCCTATCGACCTGATGTGGGACGACCACCGTTTCCACCCTCACAGCCGATCTATCGGGTCGCAGGCGATGCGGATGCGTTGCTGGACGATCAAGATCTCTTGTCACCTCGCATGCGTTCGACGCCGCCGTCCGATCCGAATGATTTGCTCGGTGACGATCTCTTAGGTGGAATCCGCCCCGGCGATGACTTGCTAGGTGGCGATGACTTGCTAGGTGGCGGTGACTTGTTGGGTGGTGGAGCCAACACTGCCGTCGGCGCCGAGGCAGAGCAAGATCCCTTGAGCAATCTCGGTCCGACCAAACCGATCAAGAAGCAGGCTGTCGAGGACAAGAAGAAGGATCCGCACGAAGAACTGTGGACCGAAAACTGCTACCCATCGGCCGAGTCTTGCCGCAAGTGTCACCCGGCCCAGTACGAAGAATGGCGAGCCAGTGGCCACGCTTACTCATCCGTTTCACCGATGTTCAATCGGTTTGATCAGGCGATGACGGAGTACACGCGAGGGACGGTGGGTTCGTTCTGCAATCGATGTCACTCGCCGGTTCAAACACAGTTGCAAATCCCCCGCCACGTCAGCGTGCTCGATGCACCGCCTGTGGTTCGCGAGGGCGTGACCTGCATCGCCTGCCATCGCGTCAACGAGCAGTACTGGAAGACCAACGGTGATCGCCGGATCGAACCGGGCAATATCCACGCACCGGTTTACGGTGGCGGCGATGGCCAAGGCTTGCGCGAGGCGATTGCCAAGTCCAAGGAGCTGAAACTGAAGTTATCGCCGGACGACAAAGGTCCCGGGCAACCGATTCACTTGGAATCACGATTCTTTCAACCGTTGACCACCAGCGATGCCTGTGTCTCCTGCCACCAAGTCGCCGTGCATCCGGGGATTTGGCTGGAAGTCGTCCATGCTCAGTACCGAAGCGGCCCAGCGGCCAAACGTGGCGTGAGCTGCCAACAGTGTCACATGGGTAGCGTTCCGGGCAAGGATCTTGGATACGACTGTGGTCACATCGCCGAGGTCGCCGGAAAACCTTACGGCGAACCACGCAAACGATCGAATCATTCGTTCTGGGGACCTGGCTACTCGATCGCGCATCCGGGAATCTTTCCGCACAATCCGAAAGCCAGTTCGTACACTCCGCGGCAGTGGCTGGAGTTCGACTATCGCGCCGGCTGGGGCACCGAAGCCTTTGAAAAGAATGTGCCGCCAGGGATGACCTTCCCAAAACCATGGGACACCACTGACGATCGCCGCGACGGCCGAAAGATCATCGACGACAATTTAGCAAAGCTCGATCAGAAACGCTCCAATGCCATCATGACGATGCAAGCCGGCGTTGAAATCAAAGGCCCGTTCTTTGACTCTGCACCGATGGCGGGCGTGCCACTGCAGTTCTCCTATCGAGTCGAAAATGAAAGCGACGGACACAACTTGCCCACAGGTTCGCTCGGCGCTCAACCTCAACTCTGGCTCAATGTCGCGTTGATCGACCCGACGGGAAAACGAGTTTGGGAGTCCGGCTACTTGGATCGCAACGGCGACTTGGCCGACATGCATTCCCGCGAAGTCGCTTTGGGCAACATCCCGCGTGACAAGAATCTGTTCAACTTGCAGACCAAGTTCTTGATCAACAATGTCCGAGGAACAGATCGAGAAGTCGCGTTGCCGGTCAATTTCAGTCTCGATCAACTCGCTTTCCTGCGACCGGGTGCCGTTCCCACCACCGTGCTCAATCATCCACCGCTGATCCGAATGGAGGCGCATTCGATCCCGCCGCTGGATCATCGAATGGCCAAATACACGGTGCCCGCGCACTTGATGACCAAACCCGGCGCGTATCGCTTGAGTGTCAGAATGCGAAGCCGTACCGAACCGATGTACTTTATGCGTCAAATCAATTGTACGCCTGACATGATCCGGCGAATGCAGGAGTACACGTTGGATGTCCATCCCAGCAGTCATACATTCTGGGTGCGATGA
- the aroA gene encoding 3-phosphoshikimate 1-carboxyvinyltransferase: MSDPASVRVIPGGPVNGEIRPPGSKSLTNRALLCAAFADGPSTLTGALRSEDTEVMIEALRQIGIPIEISEGGLTLSLGGRVSQPQDRNSEHHELFIANSGTTVRFLTAALSAAGGNYRLVGVERMHQRPIEDLITALIPIQEGNIAAESPSGCPPVLIQSDGWNCESICVAGSVSSQYLSGLMMAAPIAAIRTRSPREILVRGELVSMPYVKMTAEVMRRFGGAIEIIECDNVPENNVPKSNVPENDATATTVRVQVDANEYQGIQYAIEPDASAASYFWAAAAITQGRITVNGLTPGAMQGDVGFCEVLRQMGCEVETGHDSLTIVGRPLHGIDVDMNAISDTVQTLAMVALCAQGPTRVRGVAHNRFKETDRIGDLAVELRKLGAIVTEHSDGMTIQPPSDGIRPAVLETYNDHRMAMSFSLAGLVADGVEILNPGCTVKTYPEYFADLEKLIGRAHHWRT; encoded by the coding sequence ATGTCTGATCCCGCCAGCGTCCGAGTCATTCCAGGTGGTCCCGTCAACGGCGAAATCCGCCCGCCAGGCAGCAAGAGCCTGACCAATCGCGCGCTGTTGTGCGCCGCCTTTGCCGACGGACCGTCGACGTTGACTGGTGCGTTGCGTAGCGAAGACACCGAGGTGATGATCGAGGCGTTGCGGCAGATCGGCATCCCCATCGAGATCAGCGAAGGCGGGCTTACGTTGTCTTTGGGAGGCCGGGTTAGCCAACCGCAGGATCGCAATTCAGAGCATCACGAGTTGTTCATCGCCAACAGCGGAACGACCGTTCGTTTTCTGACCGCCGCGCTGTCGGCGGCCGGCGGTAACTATCGACTCGTCGGCGTCGAACGAATGCACCAACGTCCGATCGAAGACCTGATCACTGCGTTGATTCCGATTCAAGAAGGCAACATCGCGGCGGAATCGCCATCGGGATGCCCGCCGGTCTTGATTCAGTCGGACGGCTGGAACTGCGAATCCATTTGCGTCGCGGGGTCCGTTAGCAGTCAGTACCTCAGTGGTCTGATGATGGCCGCCCCCATCGCTGCGATTCGCACCAGGAGTCCTCGGGAAATATTGGTTCGGGGCGAATTGGTTTCGATGCCTTACGTCAAGATGACCGCCGAGGTCATGCGTCGTTTCGGCGGAGCAATCGAGATCATCGAATGCGACAACGTGCCGGAGAACAACGTGCCGAAGAGCAACGTGCCGGAGAACGATGCGACGGCAACAACCGTTCGCGTTCAGGTCGACGCCAACGAGTATCAAGGCATCCAGTACGCGATTGAGCCTGACGCGTCAGCGGCCAGCTATTTTTGGGCCGCAGCCGCGATCACTCAGGGTCGCATCACCGTCAATGGATTGACGCCCGGTGCGATGCAGGGTGATGTGGGTTTCTGTGAAGTCCTGCGGCAGATGGGATGCGAAGTAGAAACCGGGCATGACAGCTTGACCATTGTCGGACGGCCGCTGCATGGCATCGATGTCGACATGAATGCGATCAGCGATACAGTTCAAACCCTGGCAATGGTCGCTTTGTGCGCCCAGGGTCCGACTCGGGTTCGTGGTGTCGCGCACAATCGATTCAAAGAAACCGATCGCATCGGTGACTTGGCCGTCGAGCTGAGAAAGCTCGGGGCGATCGTGACAGAACATTCCGATGGCATGACCATCCAACCGCCCAGCGATGGCATTCGACCCGCAGTCCTGGAGACCTACAACGATCACCGAATGGCGATGAGTTTTTCTCTCGCCGGGCTGGTTGCCGACGGGGTCGAGATTCTCAATCCGGGATGCACCGTCAAGACCTATCCCGAATACTTTGCCGATCTCGAGAAACTGATCGGTCGCGCACACCACTGGCGAACTTGA
- the coaE gene encoding dephospho-CoA kinase (Dephospho-CoA kinase (CoaE) performs the final step in coenzyme A biosynthesis.): MPKHAMILLGIVGTPAAGKSTVAEYLAWQGAHWINADLIARDCLGLPDVRDGLVQRFGQSIVDADGAVIRSVVASKVFGDAPEQRQALKYLESLVHPIVRRKITESLIWAAENRFPVSLLDVPLMFESGWDRCCDAIWCIDADRDVRLQRAARRGWDALELDRREASQVSIATKKRLSNRIMSNDATLEALHEKLRAAWELLATIQGSSTTKSHPSGPSVRITPSIRTGIRHCQTDFPAEI, from the coding sequence ATGCCGAAACACGCGATGATATTGCTCGGAATCGTTGGAACGCCGGCTGCCGGTAAATCGACCGTCGCGGAGTATTTGGCCTGGCAGGGAGCGCATTGGATCAACGCGGACTTGATCGCCCGCGATTGCTTGGGACTGCCCGACGTACGCGACGGTTTGGTCCAGCGGTTCGGCCAATCGATTGTTGATGCCGACGGGGCCGTGATCCGTTCGGTTGTGGCAAGCAAGGTGTTCGGCGATGCACCTGAGCAGAGGCAGGCGCTGAAGTATTTGGAGTCGCTGGTGCATCCGATCGTGCGTCGGAAGATCACCGAAAGCTTGATTTGGGCGGCTGAGAACCGTTTTCCCGTCTCTCTGCTGGATGTTCCCCTGATGTTCGAATCGGGTTGGGACCGATGTTGCGATGCCATCTGGTGCATCGATGCGGACCGCGATGTTCGGCTTCAGAGAGCCGCCCGACGAGGCTGGGACGCTTTGGAACTGGATCGCCGGGAGGCCAGCCAAGTGTCGATAGCGACAAAAAAGCGACTCAGTAACCGAATTATGTCTAATGATGCGACCTTAGAGGCTTTGCACGAAAAACTCCGTGCCGCGTGGGAATTGCTCGCTACAATCCAGGGCAGCAGTACCACCAAATCACACCCATCCGGGCCATCAGTCCGAATTACGCCATCGATCCGGACCGGGATCCGGCACTGCCAAACCGACTTCCCAGCCGAAATATGA